The proteins below come from a single Chryseobacterium nepalense genomic window:
- a CDS encoding metallophosphoesterase family protein, with protein sequence MTKILLLSDSHSYIDDRILEYARQADEIWHGGDFGSMEVIEQLEKIKPLKGVYGNIDNAKIRSEFPEVNRFFCEDVEVLMVHIGGYPGKYTPVTRQEIAAKAPTLFISGHSHILKVMFDQKNNLLHLNPGACGKQGWHKVRTMMRFVIDGSEIRDLEVIELGPKV encoded by the coding sequence ATGACAAAAATCCTTCTCCTTTCCGATTCTCATTCATACATAGATGACCGTATTTTAGAATATGCCCGACAGGCTGATGAAATCTGGCACGGTGGAGATTTTGGCAGCATGGAAGTGATTGAGCAACTGGAAAAAATAAAACCTTTAAAAGGCGTTTACGGAAATATCGACAATGCAAAAATAAGATCGGAATTTCCCGAAGTGAATCGTTTCTTTTGTGAAGATGTGGAAGTTCTGATGGTCCACATCGGCGGTTATCCCGGAAAATACACACCTGTGACCAGGCAGGAAATTGCTGCAAAGGCCCCTACATTATTTATTTCAGGGCATTCTCATATTTTAAAGGTGATGTTTGATCAGAAAAACAATCTGCTTCATCTCAATCCGGGAGCATGCGGAAAGCAGGGATGGCATAAGGTACGAACGATGATGCGTTTTGTGATTGATGGTTCGGAAATCAGGGATCTGGAAGTTATTGAACTCGGACCTAAGGTTTAA
- a CDS encoding SixA phosphatase family protein — protein sequence MKRLILVRHAKSDWPEETEDFDRPLADKGLEEAMHMSRFMKNNNVAIDYFVSSPAVRALNTCRIFNQSYHINITTNEKLYNPSESNFESVIYDLDDNVNSVAFFSHNNGISNFANSISEDIFHFPTCGVAGFEIDCNSWSEFDGAKKRLMFFYDPGKIK from the coding sequence ATGAAGAGACTCATTCTCGTAAGACATGCGAAGAGCGACTGGCCGGAGGAAACAGAGGACTTCGACAGACCATTGGCAGACAAGGGGTTGGAAGAAGCGATGCATATGTCCCGGTTTATGAAAAACAACAATGTGGCGATAGACTATTTTGTCTCGAGTCCCGCCGTGCGTGCACTGAATACCTGCAGAATTTTCAACCAGTCCTACCATATCAATATTACAACGAATGAGAAGCTTTACAATCCTTCGGAAAGCAATTTTGAGTCTGTGATCTATGATCTTGACGACAATGTAAATTCCGTAGCTTTTTTTTCCCATAACAACGGAATCTCCAATTTTGCGAATTCCATTTCCGAAGATATCTTTCACTTTCCGACCTGCGGCGTTGCGGGTTTTGAGATCGACTGCAATTCGTGGTCCGAGTTCGACGGTGCCAAAAAGAGACTGATGTTTTTCTATGATCCCGGAAAAATAAAATGA
- a CDS encoding Smr/MutS family protein yields MKIGDKVSVVDEDLSGIVTSVNGNIVVFKDEYGFTYQYPKEKLVPKSSDLYENIKIVKKPEPKKNISKKHQKNALVLDLHFHNLVKNPNDYDSFERLFIQKERLLETLSFCRKNHLKRLEIVHGIGDGVLQRMVWDILESQTGLDFYNKEILHHQSGAVMVEFH; encoded by the coding sequence ATGAAAATTGGTGATAAAGTTTCTGTGGTAGATGAGGATTTGAGCGGAATTGTAACTTCGGTCAACGGAAATATTGTTGTTTTTAAAGATGAATACGGATTTACCTACCAATATCCGAAAGAAAAATTGGTTCCGAAAAGTTCGGATTTATATGAAAATATCAAAATTGTAAAAAAACCGGAACCCAAGAAAAACATTTCGAAAAAGCATCAGAAAAATGCGTTGGTTCTGGATCTGCACTTTCATAACCTGGTCAAAAATCCCAATGATTATGATAGTTTTGAAAGGCTTTTCATTCAGAAGGAAAGATTACTCGAAACCTTGAGTTTTTGCAGGAAAAACCATCTTAAAAGATTGGAAATCGTTCACGGAATCGGCGACGGTGTTCTGCAGAGAATGGTTTGGGATATTCTGGAAAGCCAGACCGGACTGGATTTTTACAATAAGGAAATACTTCACCATCAATCGGGTGCTGTAATGGTAGAATTTCACTAA
- a CDS encoding DUF3822 family protein, with the protein MNILNLLFTKDGLTYQIAKNKSIVEEKSYFKDEESPENLIADKLDEVLIKQRFDEIHVISALNHFTLMPEGFSEHEAGFDLIAFNAPVDKEKEELMLSINEKFKVQFYYTFPKNFYKKIKEPALPVNFNFSGEKFLNSIQNKNNKEIHINLYHNQCEFFAIDQKKIILYNNLDVNSEVDFLYFIMFTLSKIGFGINETHFFAYGETTENETFISELQKFVKNLKIVYDNIPNKNFILN; encoded by the coding sequence ATGAACATACTTAATTTACTTTTCACCAAAGACGGACTAACCTACCAGATTGCAAAAAACAAAAGCATCGTGGAAGAAAAATCCTACTTCAAAGATGAAGAATCTCCGGAGAATCTTATTGCAGATAAACTGGATGAAGTATTGATCAAACAGCGGTTTGATGAAATTCATGTTATTTCCGCACTCAATCATTTTACGCTGATGCCGGAAGGCTTTTCCGAGCACGAAGCAGGATTTGATCTGATCGCTTTTAATGCTCCCGTTGATAAGGAAAAAGAAGAGCTGATGTTATCGATCAACGAGAAATTCAAGGTTCAGTTTTATTATACGTTTCCGAAGAATTTTTATAAAAAGATAAAAGAGCCGGCTTTACCTGTGAACTTTAATTTTTCGGGTGAGAAATTTCTGAATTCCATTCAAAATAAAAACAATAAGGAAATTCATATCAACCTTTATCATAATCAGTGTGAATTTTTCGCGATAGATCAGAAGAAAATTATTTTATACAATAATCTTGATGTAAATTCTGAAGTGGATTTTTTATATTTCATCATGTTTACTTTAAGCAAGATCGGTTTTGGGATCAATGAAACCCATTTCTTTGCCTACGGTGAAACCACTGAAAATGAAACTTTTATTTCAGAGCTTCAGAAGTTTGTTAAAAATCTGAAAATCGTATACGATAATATTCCCAATAAAAATTTTATATTAAATTAG
- the def gene encoding peptide deformylase has translation MILPIRAFGDPVLRKVGKDIDQDYPNLQELIENMFETMYSANGIGLAAPQIGLDIRLFVIDVSPLAEDEDYEDIKDELAEFKKVFINAKILEESGEEWKFNEGCLSIPDVREDVKRKGTIVIEYYDENFVKHTETFSDIRARVIQHEYDHIEGILFTDHLSALKKKLVKGKLTKITQGDVSIGYKMRFPK, from the coding sequence ATGATTTTACCGATAAGAGCCTTTGGTGACCCCGTGTTAAGAAAAGTAGGAAAGGATATTGATCAGGATTATCCCAACCTGCAGGAATTGATAGAAAACATGTTCGAAACCATGTACAGTGCCAACGGAATTGGTTTGGCGGCACCGCAGATCGGGCTGGATATCCGTCTGTTTGTCATTGATGTAAGTCCTTTGGCGGAAGATGAAGATTATGAGGACATCAAAGATGAGCTGGCAGAATTCAAAAAAGTTTTCATCAATGCTAAAATTCTTGAAGAATCCGGGGAAGAGTGGAAATTCAACGAAGGATGTCTTTCTATTCCGGACGTAAGAGAGGATGTGAAGAGAAAAGGTACGATCGTGATCGAATATTATGACGAAAATTTTGTAAAACATACAGAAACTTTTTCCGATATTAGAGCCCGCGTAATTCAGCATGAATATGATCACATTGAAGGAATTTTGTTTACAGACCACCTCAGCGCACTGAAAAAGAAGCTGGTAAAAGGGAAACTGACCAAAATTACCCAGGGTGACGTAAGCATCGGTTACAAAATGAGATTTCCAAAATAG
- the ruvX gene encoding Holliday junction resolvase RuvX — MGQILAIDYGKARCGIAATDDMQIIASGLDTVSTPLLTEFLKKYFSENKVDEVVIGLPVDLKGNISEVETDILQFIEIFKKEFPTVKVNRFDERFTSKMASFFISQSGKNKKQRQQKGLIDKVSATIILQNFLEQRTR; from the coding sequence ATGGGACAAATCCTTGCAATAGACTATGGAAAGGCACGTTGTGGAATTGCCGCAACCGACGATATGCAGATCATTGCAAGCGGTCTGGATACGGTATCGACTCCGCTTCTCACTGAATTTTTAAAGAAATATTTCAGCGAAAATAAAGTAGATGAAGTTGTGATCGGTCTTCCCGTAGATTTGAAAGGAAATATCTCCGAAGTGGAAACCGACATTCTGCAGTTTATAGAAATTTTTAAAAAAGAATTTCCAACAGTTAAGGTCAACCGCTTCGATGAAAGATTTACATCCAAGATGGCTTCTTTTTTTATCTCCCAAAGCGGAAAGAATAAAAAACAGAGACAGCAGAAAGGATTAATAGATAAAGTAAGTGCAACCATCATATTGCAGAATTTTTTAGAACAAAGAACAAGATGA
- a CDS encoding DUF5606 domain-containing protein yields the protein MLLEKIISISGKPGLYKLVSQLRNGFIIEDVTTKKKVSIGNSSQVSLLDNIAMFTFDKEVPLFEVFENIAKNYDYKEAIHHKASDAELKEFMTASLPNYDTERVYASDIKKLAQWYNILHKAGYITPESFVKAEPETLEGEPATEEVNVEKEAPKKAAPKAEKPAAPKVKATSAAKAAPKSTHRKQG from the coding sequence ATGCTGTTAGAAAAAATAATTTCAATTTCAGGAAAACCAGGACTTTACAAATTAGTTTCTCAACTAAGAAACGGATTTATCATTGAAGATGTTACCACGAAGAAAAAAGTAAGCATTGGGAATTCCAGCCAGGTGAGCCTGTTGGACAATATTGCGATGTTCACTTTTGATAAAGAAGTTCCTTTGTTCGAAGTTTTTGAAAATATTGCCAAAAACTATGACTACAAGGAAGCGATTCACCACAAAGCATCTGATGCCGAATTAAAAGAATTCATGACGGCTTCTCTTCCTAATTATGATACCGAAAGAGTATATGCTTCCGATATCAAAAAACTGGCGCAGTGGTACAACATCCTTCATAAAGCAGGATACATCACTCCGGAAAGCTTCGTAAAGGCAGAGCCTGAAACACTGGAAGGCGAACCGGCAACGGAAGAAGTAAACGTAGAAAAAGAAGCGCCTAAAAAAGCAGCCCCAAAAGCTGAAAAGCCAGCCGCTCCAAAAGTAAAAGCCACTTCTGCAGCCAAAGCCGCTCCGAAAAGCACACACAGAAAACAGGGATAA
- a CDS encoding RsmD family RNA methyltransferase, protein MYRIISGKWKAKKIAAPRNFDVRPTTDFAKEALFSILENTYDMQSVSVLDLFAGIGSITLEFASRGCQDITSVEMNPKHTAFINATAAELDMALQVNVQRGDVFDWLKKFRNKKSFEIVFSDAPFEMEEKKYQEIISLVLNNKYLKENGVLVVEHQSRMKFDHPNLVDTRKYGNVSFSFFEPNKEEVTEIQNQE, encoded by the coding sequence ATGTACAGAATCATTTCAGGCAAATGGAAAGCCAAGAAAATAGCAGCTCCCAGAAATTTTGATGTAAGGCCCACCACGGACTTTGCGAAAGAGGCGCTTTTCAGTATTTTGGAAAATACCTATGATATGCAGTCGGTTTCCGTGCTTGATCTTTTTGCAGGCATCGGTTCTATTACGCTTGAATTTGCTTCCAGAGGCTGTCAGGATATCACTTCCGTAGAAATGAACCCGAAACATACGGCTTTCATTAATGCTACCGCTGCTGAGCTTGATATGGCTTTGCAGGTGAATGTTCAGCGTGGAGATGTCTTCGACTGGCTTAAAAAATTCAGAAATAAAAAGTCTTTTGAGATTGTATTTTCTGATGCACCTTTCGAAATGGAAGAAAAGAAATATCAGGAAATCATTTCTCTGGTTCTAAACAATAAATACCTGAAAGAAAACGGCGTTTTAGTGGTAGAACATCAAAGCCGGATGAAATTTGACCATCCGAATTTAGTGGATACGCGAAAATACGGAAATGTAAGTTTCAGCTTTTTTGAACCGAATAAAGAAGAGGTAACAGAAATACAAAATCAGGAATAA
- a CDS encoding serine hydrolase, protein MKQKLSIFLLLLTVGLANAQVEEKKLDELIQNTLKTFDVPGMSVGIIKDGKVIYSKGFGVRSLTTKQPMDDNTLVGIASNSKGFTCTALAILADEGKLNWDDKVSKYIPEFQMYDPYVSQNVTIKDLVTHRAGLGLGQGDLMFFPEGGNLTVNDIVHNVRYLKPENPFRTTLDYNNIMFIVAGEVIHRISGLSWAEFIEQRIMKPVGMTSSFGSYNRAKMVANKIDAHAPVDGKAIAVPHDWNETANAAGGIMSNIKDMTTWAEFLLNNFTTKDGKKLVSDKNVQQLWSLQIPSGVAAKNPYDTSFYGYGMGWFLSDVKGHKQVQHTGGLIGTVTQFTLIPDMKLGIVVLTNQQSGAAFNTITNTVKDSYLGVADRNWLKTYGERMKKMEESFDKQKKEAFAKSEAFRKDKNLQPKAEQFTGTYTDQWFGDVEIAQQGNDYRISCKSSPRLKGELLPYSNNSFIIKWDDRSYDADAYIIFDYDETGKAQSARLKPISDVTDFSFDFDDLDLKRK, encoded by the coding sequence ATGAAGCAGAAACTTTCTATTTTCCTTCTTTTGCTGACGGTTGGTTTAGCCAATGCACAGGTTGAAGAGAAAAAATTAGATGAGCTAATACAGAACACGCTGAAAACCTTTGATGTACCGGGAATGTCAGTCGGAATCATTAAGGATGGTAAAGTTATTTACTCCAAAGGGTTTGGCGTACGCTCTTTAACAACGAAACAGCCAATGGACGACAATACACTGGTGGGGATTGCCTCCAACTCCAAAGGCTTTACCTGTACAGCTTTGGCAATCTTAGCAGATGAAGGAAAACTGAACTGGGACGATAAAGTTTCAAAATACATCCCGGAATTTCAAATGTACGATCCCTATGTTTCCCAAAATGTAACCATTAAAGATCTGGTGACACACAGAGCCGGATTAGGACTGGGACAGGGAGATTTGATGTTCTTTCCTGAAGGAGGAAATTTAACGGTGAACGATATTGTTCATAATGTACGGTATTTAAAACCTGAAAATCCTTTCAGGACAACTTTAGATTATAACAACATCATGTTTATCGTTGCCGGAGAAGTGATTCACAGAATTTCAGGATTAAGCTGGGCCGAATTTATCGAGCAAAGAATCATGAAACCGGTTGGGATGACTTCAAGTTTCGGAAGCTATAACAGGGCAAAGATGGTTGCCAATAAGATCGATGCACACGCACCGGTTGACGGAAAAGCCATCGCGGTTCCTCACGACTGGAACGAAACGGCTAATGCAGCAGGAGGTATTATGAGCAACATCAAAGACATGACCACATGGGCTGAATTTCTATTGAATAATTTCACCACGAAAGATGGTAAAAAATTAGTTTCAGATAAAAATGTCCAGCAGCTTTGGAGTTTACAGATTCCAAGCGGCGTTGCGGCGAAAAACCCTTATGATACCAGTTTCTACGGATATGGAATGGGATGGTTTTTAAGTGATGTGAAAGGGCATAAACAGGTTCAGCATACGGGCGGGCTGATCGGAACGGTGACGCAGTTTACCTTAATTCCGGATATGAAACTGGGAATTGTAGTGTTAACCAATCAACAGTCCGGAGCGGCTTTTAATACCATTACCAATACCGTAAAAGATTCTTATCTGGGTGTGGCCGACAGAAATTGGCTGAAAACCTACGGCGAAAGGATGAAGAAAATGGAAGAAAGTTTCGACAAACAGAAAAAAGAAGCGTTTGCCAAATCGGAAGCTTTCAGGAAAGATAAAAACCTTCAGCCAAAAGCAGAACAATTTACCGGAACGTACACTGATCAATGGTTTGGAGATGTGGAAATTGCTCAGCAGGGAAATGACTACAGGATTTCCTGCAAAAGTTCTCCAAGATTAAAAGGGGAGCTGCTGCCGTATTCCAATAATTCTTTCATCATCAAATGGGACGACAGAAGCTACGATGCCGATGCCTACATTATTTTTGATTATGATGAAACAGGAAAAGCGCAATCGGCGAGATTAAAACCGATTTCAGATGTTACAGATTTCAGTTTTGATTTTGATGATCTGGATTTGAAACGGAAATAA
- the hemW gene encoding radical SAM family heme chaperone HemW, which yields MIYIHIPFCKQKCSYCNFHFSTSLNFKDEMLAAMKKEILLRKDELQNKNLQSLYFGGGTPSILSPDEIKSLIDETLKYFSFEKDIEITLEANPDDLDRNFLKGLSDSPINRLSIGTQSFFEADLKLMNRAHTASEAEDSIKRSQDFGFENLSIDLIYGSPTSNMEIWKQNLNKTIALEVPHISSYALTVEPKTTLENWISKGKVISPKEEEQNQEFYYLSDFLKDKGFEHYEVSNFAKPGFYSRHNSSYWKYKEYLGIGPSAHSYNGFDVRSWNVANNQQYIKKLNSGLLAKEEEILSQKDQFNEMIMIGLRTVWGVDLTWFNKKFNGEILEYFQKQIKPKLEEGIVIIEENHLKIPEKHWFMADGIAADLFMV from the coding sequence ATGATCTATATTCACATCCCCTTTTGCAAACAGAAATGCAGCTACTGCAATTTTCATTTTTCAACATCTTTGAATTTTAAAGATGAAATGCTGGCTGCGATGAAAAAGGAAATCCTCCTCAGGAAGGATGAATTGCAAAATAAAAACCTTCAGTCTCTCTATTTTGGCGGCGGAACCCCTTCTATACTTTCACCTGACGAGATAAAATCTCTTATTGATGAAACTTTAAAATATTTCAGTTTTGAAAAAGATATTGAAATAACGCTGGAAGCCAATCCCGACGATCTGGATAGAAACTTTCTGAAAGGTCTCTCTGATTCTCCAATAAATCGCTTGTCTATTGGCACTCAAAGTTTTTTTGAAGCAGATTTAAAACTGATGAACCGTGCTCATACTGCATCCGAAGCAGAGGACTCTATTAAAAGATCCCAGGATTTCGGATTTGAAAACCTGAGTATTGATCTCATTTACGGTTCGCCTACTTCCAATATGGAAATCTGGAAACAAAATTTAAATAAAACCATTGCGCTGGAAGTTCCGCACATCTCTTCCTATGCGTTAACGGTAGAGCCCAAAACGACCTTGGAAAACTGGATTTCAAAAGGTAAAGTAATCAGTCCGAAAGAAGAGGAACAAAATCAGGAATTCTATTATTTATCTGATTTTCTAAAAGATAAGGGTTTTGAACATTATGAAGTATCCAATTTTGCAAAACCCGGATTTTATTCCAGACATAATTCTTCATACTGGAAATACAAGGAATATCTTGGAATCGGACCTTCGGCCCACTCATACAATGGTTTTGATGTCCGTAGCTGGAATGTAGCCAACAATCAGCAATATATTAAAAAATTAAACTCCGGTCTTTTGGCTAAAGAAGAGGAGATTCTTTCACAGAAGGATCAGTTTAATGAAATGATAATGATCGGTTTACGAACAGTGTGGGGTGTTGATCTTACTTGGTTCAATAAAAAATTCAACGGTGAAATTCTTGAATATTTCCAAAAACAAATAAAACCAAAGCTTGAAGAAGGAATAGTAATCATAGAAGAAAATCATTTGAAGATTCCTGAAAAACATTGGTTTATGGCAGACGGAATTGCCGCGGATTTGTTTATGGTTTAG
- a CDS encoding RluA family pseudouridine synthase, whose protein sequence is MAEDNEDFFDEELADQNSIDNIDIDEENKGLYEHLNITVDKSQEPLRIDKFLLIFRQNSSRNKISQTCRAGNVIVNGVAVKQNYRVKPGDQISVLLAHPPRENFIIPQNIPINIVYEDDDLIVVDKDPGMVVHPGFGNWDGTLVNALAYHFEQNGEKSDLDRVGLVHRIDKDTSGLLVIAKNEYALSFLAKQFFDRKTKRLYWAFVWGNVQDDEGTIRGHIGRHPKNRMQMHTYEDGSQGKHAVTHYKVLERFRYMTWVECKLETGRTHQIRAHFKHIGHTLFNDERYEGHTPLRGVNLPKYKQFIKNVFEILPRHALHAHTLGFIHPTTKKELYFESPMPKDMADAVKKWRNYLEN, encoded by the coding sequence ATGGCAGAAGATAACGAAGATTTTTTCGATGAAGAATTAGCAGACCAGAACAGTATCGATAATATTGATATTGATGAGGAAAATAAAGGACTTTATGAACACCTTAATATTACGGTGGATAAAAGTCAGGAACCCCTGAGAATTGATAAATTCTTATTGATCTTCCGGCAAAACTCTTCCAGAAATAAAATTTCCCAGACCTGCAGGGCCGGGAACGTTATCGTAAACGGAGTTGCCGTAAAACAGAACTATCGTGTAAAGCCGGGTGACCAGATTTCCGTTTTACTGGCGCATCCACCAAGGGAGAATTTTATTATTCCGCAGAACATTCCGATCAATATCGTGTACGAAGATGATGATCTTATTGTTGTAGATAAAGATCCCGGAATGGTTGTTCACCCCGGATTTGGAAACTGGGACGGAACTTTGGTGAATGCTTTAGCCTATCATTTCGAACAGAACGGTGAGAAGTCTGATCTGGACAGAGTAGGATTGGTTCACAGGATCGATAAAGATACTTCCGGATTACTGGTCATTGCAAAAAATGAATATGCATTGAGCTTTTTAGCAAAACAATTCTTCGACAGGAAAACGAAGAGGCTGTACTGGGCTTTCGTCTGGGGAAATGTACAGGACGATGAAGGCACCATTAGAGGCCATATCGGGCGCCATCCGAAAAACAGGATGCAGATGCATACCTATGAAGACGGCAGCCAGGGAAAACATGCAGTGACACATTACAAAGTTCTGGAAAGATTCAGATATATGACATGGGTAGAATGTAAACTGGAAACAGGGAGAACCCACCAGATCAGGGCGCACTTCAAACACATTGGGCATACCTTATTTAATGATGAACGATATGAAGGGCATACACCTCTCCGTGGCGTGAATCTTCCTAAGTATAAGCAGTTTATAAAAAATGTATTCGAAATTCTGCCCAGACATGCGCTCCATGCCCATACTTTAGGTTTTATACATCCTACTACAAAAAAGGAATTATATTTTGAAAGCCCAATGCCGAAAGATATGGCGGATGCTGTAAAAAAATGGAGAAATTATTTAGAAAACTAA
- the murI gene encoding glutamate racemase — protein MKTKKQDYAHLSSKQPIGIFDSGVGGLTVAKEIKRLLPHEDLIYFGDTKHLPYGEKSREAIIEYSTKITNFLLEQNCKAIVIACNTATANALNEVMQSVAGKVPVIDVINPVAEKVSYEIHNNVGVIATKATVNSGLYKKSIRKHNKWIKVDELATPLLVPAIEEGFKNHPITHAIIYNYLSNSKLKNIETLILGCTHYPLLIDEIKQYYGNRVRVIDSPNIVANHLKSILDKYNLLNDQNPNPNYHFYLSDLTKNFEKISKKFFGKSIDLELKVL, from the coding sequence TTGAAAACGAAAAAGCAAGATTACGCTCATCTTTCATCGAAGCAGCCGATTGGTATTTTCGACAGCGGAGTTGGAGGTTTAACGGTTGCCAAAGAAATTAAGAGACTTCTTCCTCATGAAGATCTGATTTATTTCGGAGATACCAAACACCTTCCGTATGGTGAAAAATCCAGGGAAGCCATTATCGAATATTCTACAAAAATCACTAATTTTTTGCTGGAACAAAATTGCAAAGCGATCGTAATTGCCTGCAACACGGCTACCGCAAATGCACTGAATGAAGTTATGCAGTCGGTGGCAGGAAAAGTTCCGGTAATTGACGTGATCAATCCTGTAGCGGAAAAAGTTTCGTACGAAATTCATAATAATGTTGGTGTAATTGCAACAAAAGCCACGGTGAATTCGGGCTTGTATAAAAAAAGCATCAGAAAACATAATAAGTGGATTAAAGTGGACGAGTTAGCAACGCCTTTATTGGTTCCTGCCATTGAGGAAGGTTTTAAAAATCATCCGATTACCCACGCAATTATTTATAATTATCTCAGTAACAGTAAACTGAAAAATATCGAGACCTTGATATTAGGATGTACTCATTATCCTTTGTTAATTGATGAAATCAAACAGTATTACGGAAATCGTGTCCGTGTGATTGATTCTCCGAATATCGTAGCCAACCATCTGAAAAGTATTCTGGATAAATACAATCTGCTAAATGATCAGAATCCAAACCCGAATTATCATTTTTACCTTTCGGATCTTACCAAAAATTTTGAGAAAATTTCGAAGAAATTCTTCGGTAAATCGATCGATCTGGAATTAAAAGTATTATAA
- a CDS encoding PorP/SprF family type IX secretion system membrane protein codes for MRKLYAIVCLALLSNAYKAQETLPYYQQYLLDGEFLFNPAQYGKTDYVQLNLNYQQQFSKFSESPNVQSVGINANIFDRVGAGLSVFRDSNGPISAGGITAGASYFIPLSSEGDRRDQFSFGTSVSFYNMNFDYSKINTQDASDPLLQGTESNIFMAYANFGVAATYRNIFAAVSVNDIALTNDEAIVNGREPSPIKFFLNLGYDWHVGDNIYFTPSALINLNTNSTRTIDYNLMATFFNDINSFSFGVNYRSVQNRFDSQQLQIAPVVKVRFNKFMIGATYNIGLSDIQEYGGNSFMLGVGYNFDNFINHRGYRY; via the coding sequence ATGAGAAAACTATATGCTATCGTATGTTTAGCTCTTTTGTCAAATGCATACAAAGCACAAGAAACATTACCATACTATCAACAATACCTTTTGGATGGTGAGTTTCTGTTCAACCCAGCACAATACGGAAAAACTGACTATGTGCAACTTAATCTTAACTATCAGCAGCAATTTTCGAAGTTCAGTGAGTCTCCAAACGTACAGTCGGTGGGGATTAACGCGAACATCTTTGATAGAGTAGGGGCAGGTTTATCTGTATTCAGAGACAGTAATGGTCCTATTTCTGCAGGAGGTATTACGGCTGGTGCTTCATATTTTATTCCTCTTAGCAGTGAAGGAGACAGAAGAGACCAGTTCTCTTTCGGTACAAGCGTAAGCTTTTACAACATGAATTTTGATTATTCAAAAATTAATACACAGGATGCTTCAGATCCTTTATTACAGGGAACTGAAAGCAACATTTTTATGGCTTATGCCAATTTCGGGGTAGCGGCAACCTATAGAAATATCTTTGCAGCAGTTTCTGTGAATGATATTGCTCTTACAAACGACGAAGCAATTGTTAACGGACGTGAGCCTTCTCCGATCAAATTCTTTTTAAATTTAGGATATGACTGGCATGTAGGTGATAATATCTATTTCACTCCTTCAGCATTAATCAACCTTAACACCAACTCTACAAGAACGATTGATTATAACTTAATGGCAACGTTCTTTAATGATATCAATTCTTTCTCTTTCGGGGTAAACTACAGATCTGTTCAGAACAGATTCGACAGCCAGCAATTACAGATTGCTCCGGTTGTGAAAGTAAGATTCAACAAATTTATGATAGGTGCTACCTACAACATCGGATTGTCTGATATCCAGGAATATGGAGGAAACAGCTTCATGCTTGGAGTAGGATATAACTTCGATAACTTCATTAACCACAGAGGTTATAGATATTAA